The nucleotide window AAAGCATTTCCATTTAATAATTTTGGCTAAATGGATAAATATCTGTGGGAATGCGTTGCCCCTACAAAAACTATATTTTTGATCGCGAAATTTTGTAAGTAAATGGATGTTTAAAGCTATGCGTAATCAGTTGGGATCTGTGTTAATTGCTTTGGTGTTGGGTTGTTTGCCTGTACAGGTGATGGTGTGTGAGTCTGTCTCTGCCCAAACTACATCAGATCGTAAAGCAGAAGCTGAAAGCTTGATAGAACTAAGTGATCAACAAATCAAAAAGAATCAACTTCGAGAGGCAGTCAAGACATTAGAGAAAGCTTTAGAACTCTATCGTCAGAATAAAGACCCTACAGGAACAAGCAATGCTATCCAAAAATTGGGAAATGCCTATATGGATCTTGAGGAGTATCCAAAAGCAATCTCCCTTTATCAGCAAGCTTTAGAAATCGCAAAAAAAATTGGAGATCCCAATATAGAGGGACATTTGTTCTTTAATCTTGGCAATGCATACTCTTCGATCAACCAGACCCAAAAAGAGATCGAATATTACCAGCAGGCTGTTGATAGATATAAACAAGTTGGTAATCTCAAAGATCAAGCAGATTCCCTTAAGTATATTGGCTATGCTTACTATTCTCTAGGAAATTACCAAAAATCTATTGAGTATTATCGGCAAGCATTAGCCATAGCAAGAAAAGTCAGAGATCATAATGGCGAGGCAAGTATACTCTACACTATTGGCAACATATATGAGAAGACATGGCAGTATCAGAACGCAGTCTATTTTTATCAGCAACTTTCAGTAATTTCAAAACAAATTGGCGATCAACAAAGTGCAGGAGCAGCATTAAATGATCTTGGACTTGCTTATGATAAGTTGGCACAATACCAAAAAGCGATCGAATCATTTCAGGAAGCCATCGACATCGCAAAAAAAATTGGTAATGATCCGATTGGTGAAATCATTAACCTAGGTGGTGTTTACCACTCACTAGGAAGATATCAGAAGGCAATTGAATTATATCAGTCAGCTTTGCATTCTACTAGTCCTTACGGCAGAGCGACAGTACTTCATAACACTGGTATTGCATACGGAAGACTAGGAAAGTATCAGAAAGCAATTGATCTTTTTCAGCAATCTTTAGCCATTAGTAAGCAAATCGGTAGTCGCGAAGGGGAAGCATCTTCGCTCAGCGGTCTCGGTAGATCATACGGAAGCCTAGGAGAGTATCAGAAAGCAATTAAATTTTTTCAGCAATCCTTAGCAATCGCAAAGAAAATCGGTAGTCGAGATGGTGAAGCGTCTTCACTTAGTAATCTTGGTATTGCATACGGAAAGCTAGGAGAGTATCAGAAAGCGATTGATTTATTCCAGCAATCTTTAGCTATCACAAAGCAAATAGGCGATCGTGCTGGTGAAGGAAGCTCACTCAATAACTTTGGCGAATTATTCGTCAAGCAGAACCAACACGAACTAGCTATAGTGTTCTATAAAGAATCTGTCAATGTCTACGAATCCATTCGCAAAGATATCAAAGGACTAAGCAAAGACGAAAAGGAATCTTACTTAAGCACGATCGCCCAAACCTATCGCAACCTCGCCGATTTACTCCTCAAACAAGGACGCATTCTCGAAGCCCAGCAAGTATTAGAACTCCTCAAAGTCGAAGAAATTCGTGCCTATACCCGCAACACACGCGCCGTAGACGACACCAACGGCATTGCTACTAATAAAACTGAAACCAAAACCCTCGACAAACATAGCAGCCTGATCGCCCTCGGATTGCGTGTAGATGAATGTGAGCAGAAAAAATGTCCAGAAATCAGTCAACTGATCAAACAACGCCAAGTCGTTGCTACTGAATATGACAAAACAGTCGAAACCTTAGTCAAAGAAATACGCGATCGCACGACCAATGACAAAGCATTCTTCGACCCAAACCTAACTGGCAAAATGGAAGAGATTGTTACCGCCCAACCCAAAACCATTCTCATTTATCACCTCATTCTCAAAGATAAAATCTGGGTGCTATGGGCTTCTAAAGGTGGCATTACCAAAAGTATTGAAGTTCCTAATATCGGCTTAGAAAAAGTCAGCAGCAACGTTCTTAAACTTCGCAATCTCCTGCAATCGCCTGAAAACCTAGAAGAACTTCAAAAGACTAGTCAGCAATTGCGGGAATGGTTAATTCCACCACAACTGCAAGCCGAACTCAGCGCTAATGACATCAAACATCTTGTCTTCGCGCCTGACTCCGTTACCCGATACATCCCTATGGGCGTTCTCTATGATGGCAAAAAGTACCTCGTTGAGAACTACACGATCGCCACAATTATTTCCGCAGGACTGACCGACACCACCTCCCGCTTACCCAACCCAGCCAAAAACACATCCGTCCTCGCCGCAGGACTATCTCAACCTGTCTCTGGATATTCATCCCTCCCTAATGTCCTCACCGAAATCAATGCGATCGTGCGTACTGCTGATAATCCCACCAAAGGTATTTATGACGGGATTAAGCTTCTAGACAGCACATTTACCAAGGACTCTTTATTGGATAATCTCGGTAGCTATGCGATCGCGCATATCGCCACCCACGGAAAATTTGTTTCAGGAGATCCTGACAAATCCTTCCTAGTTTTAGGTAATGGCAAAACCCTTCCTATCCCTGAAATCAAAAAGTTACGAGGCTTAAGCAAACTCCATTTAGTAGTGCTATCTGCTTGTCAGACTGCTCTCGGTGGAACCAATGGCGATGGAACTGAAATCTCAGGAATTAGCTACTTCTTTCTTGGAATTGGTGCAAAGTCAGTGATTGCCTCACTCTGGGAAGTCAGCGATGACAGCACCAGTCTATTGATGCAACAGTTTTACAACAATCTCTCTAAGAGTTCAGATTCTGCTCCTGTGACGAAGTCTGAAGCCATACAGCAAGCGCAACTCAGTCTCTTACAAAAGAAAATCACCGCAAAAG belongs to Pseudanabaena sp. BC1403 and includes:
- a CDS encoding tetratricopeptide repeat protein, whose amino-acid sequence is MRNQLGSVLIALVLGCLPVQVMVCESVSAQTTSDRKAEAESLIELSDQQIKKNQLREAVKTLEKALELYRQNKDPTGTSNAIQKLGNAYMDLEEYPKAISLYQQALEIAKKIGDPNIEGHLFFNLGNAYSSINQTQKEIEYYQQAVDRYKQVGNLKDQADSLKYIGYAYYSLGNYQKSIEYYRQALAIARKVRDHNGEASILYTIGNIYEKTWQYQNAVYFYQQLSVISKQIGDQQSAGAALNDLGLAYDKLAQYQKAIESFQEAIDIAKKIGNDPIGEIINLGGVYHSLGRYQKAIELYQSALHSTSPYGRATVLHNTGIAYGRLGKYQKAIDLFQQSLAISKQIGSREGEASSLSGLGRSYGSLGEYQKAIKFFQQSLAIAKKIGSRDGEASSLSNLGIAYGKLGEYQKAIDLFQQSLAITKQIGDRAGEGSSLNNFGELFVKQNQHELAIVFYKESVNVYESIRKDIKGLSKDEKESYLSTIAQTYRNLADLLLKQGRILEAQQVLELLKVEEIRAYTRNTRAVDDTNGIATNKTETKTLDKHSSLIALGLRVDECEQKKCPEISQLIKQRQVVATEYDKTVETLVKEIRDRTTNDKAFFDPNLTGKMEEIVTAQPKTILIYHLILKDKIWVLWASKGGITKSIEVPNIGLEKVSSNVLKLRNLLQSPENLEELQKTSQQLREWLIPPQLQAELSANDIKHLVFAPDSVTRYIPMGVLYDGKKYLVENYTIATIISAGLTDTTSRLPNPAKNTSVLAAGLSQPVSGYSSLPNVLTEINAIVRTADNPTKGIYDGIKLLDSTFTKDSLLDNLGSYAIAHIATHGKFVSGDPDKSFLVLGNGKTLPIPEIKKLRGLSKLHLVVLSACQTALGGTNGDGTEISGISYFFLGIGAKSVIASLWEVSDDSTSLLMQQFYNNLSKSSDSAPVTKSEAIQQAQLSLLQKKITAKDNIQRGNIAVVYRGGAKPTDNYSHPYYWSPFILIGNGL